The Helianthus annuus cultivar XRQ/B chromosome 16, HanXRQr2.0-SUNRISE, whole genome shotgun sequence genome includes a window with the following:
- the LOC118488048 gene encoding uncharacterized protein LOC118488048 produces MGGLVSIPFDRLTTYTLVGDACDMFGREVGIYMWENLAFDKYSYANVSAAEKNAMEQHLRRRFNFEEIERDCERRQLKGGIRSVYMKRYRDRKNMAKKEFVELGKRHDNLETIRDSPPTGMGVKNWRKTIDLFGDPKYIKRCEVNKKNREKQQFANRRGSASYSSWSFKKNVEALETYAHAHTLPDGTFASPLEEENFNLLKEEFERQRTQNNPFLEDEGELGESSAPAISNVQVFEKVLGARRGIYRGLGRKPSLSSASSDVSPHEKEKTRPQFSEAYFDELFEDPRFMERLYQAMDKKESRKGNENDTDEEGE; encoded by the exons ATGGGAGGGCTTGTTTCAATCCCTTTTGATAGACTCACGACATATACCCTGGTTGGTGACGCTTGTGATATGTTCGGTCGAGAGGTGGGGATTTATATGTGGGAAAACCTTGCATTTGATAAGTACTCTTACGCTAATGTTTCTGCAGCTGAAAAGAATGCTATGGAACAACATCTCAGA CGGCGCTTCAATTTTGAGGAAATTGAGCGGGATTGCGAACGTCGTCAGCTTAAGGGTGGCATCCGGTCGGTCTACATGAAGCGATACAGAGACCGGAAGAATATGGCAAAAAAGGAGTTTGTAGAATTAGGAAAGCGACATGATAATTTAGAGACAATAAGGGACAGTCCCCCCACGGGTATGGGTGTGAAAAATTGGAGGAAGACTATAGACCTTTTCGGTGATCCGAAATATATAAAAAGGTGtgaagttaacaaaaaaaatcgTGAAAAGCAACAGTTCGCAAACCGCAGGGGGTCGGCATCATATAGCAGCTGGTCTTTTAAAAAG AATGTTGAAGCTTTGGAAACGTACGCTCATGCTCATACTCTACCCGATGGGACCTTTGCCAGCCCGTTGGAAGAGGAGAATTTT AACCTATTAAAGGAAGAATTTGAAAGACAAAGGACCCAAAATAACCCATTCTTGGAAGATGAGGGTGAACTCGGTGAAAGTAGTGCGCCTGCCATTAGTAATGTTCAAGTTTTTGAAAAGGTGCTTGGTGCTCGGCGCGGAATTTATAGGGGACTCGGGCGTAAACCTTCTTTATCTTCAGCTTCGAGTGACGTGAGTCCTCATGAGAAGGAGAAGACACGTCCACAATTTTCAGAG GCATATTTTGACGAATTGTTTGAAGACCCGAGATTTATGGAACGACTGTACCAAGCTATGGATAAGAAGGAATCAAGAAAAGGCAACGAAAATGACACGGATGAGGAGGGAGAATGA